DNA from Bacteroidota bacterium:
TTGGAATGCGCGATGTTAAAGAATACCATCGCCGTAAAGGGTATGTTTTGATGGATACAGGTTCGCCACACTATGTAAAGTTTGTTGAAGATGTGAATGCTGTTGACGCAGAGAAGGAAGGACGAAAAATAAGATACAGCAAGCGTTTTGAGAAATCGGGCGTGAATGTGAATTTTGCCGCGAATATGGGAAACGAGCTGATTGTTCGAACATACGAACGGGGAGTTGAAGCCGAGACGATGTCGTGTGGTACCGGTGTAACAGCCTCTGCCTTGTCGTTTGCCCTGTTGCTCGGGTTAGAGCAGGGACCGGTAGATATTAAAACCAGGGGTGGCAATTTGCGAATTCATTTCAAAAAAAATGAGAGTGCATTTACGGATATTTTTCTGGAAGGTCCGGCGGCATTGTCGTTTACAGGTAGCATTAGCATTTAATTTAACACAAGATGATTCGGGGCGAGCATATAATTCTGAGAACGGCAACAGCTGAAGATACTGCCTTTATTCTTGAAGTAGAGAATACTCCGGAAGCAGGCAAAGACGGCGACAACGATGTTCCTTATACACGGGAAGCCATTGAGGAATTTGTTCTCAAGTCGTATCACGACATCTATACTGAAAAGCAGATCAGGCTCATCATTGAATTAACATCGGGTAAACCGGGCGAACGAACAGGAATCATTGACCTTTTTGATTTCAGCGCCAGGAACAGGCGGGCTGCAATAGGTATTTGGATTATGGAATCACAGCGCAAACAAGGGTATGCAACAGAGGCAATAACACTTCTGCTCGATTATTGTTTCGAAGTGCTGGGTCTTCATCAGGTGTATTGTACCATTGATGAGGACAATGACGTCAGCCTGCAACTCTTTAAAAAATGCGGATTTGTAATTACGGGAACGCGACAGAGCTGGATTGCACGCGGTGAACTTTGGAAGAATGAATTAACGCTGCAACTGATAAAAGATTGACTTATGGGTGGTGAGAAGAAAAAGAAAAAGTCAGGTTCCGGAAATTGGAAAAGGAATAAAAAAGCCATTCTAACCGGGGCTTTAGCATTATTTGTGGTGCTGTTGGCAGGCGCGGGTATTATCGGATACCGCTATTACAGGCTGGTCTACAATGTAAATGTTGACCTTCACGGTTCGGTTACTAAGTATTTGTACATCCCCAGCAATGCTGATTTCACGAAGGTGAAAACTATCCTGTACAAAGAAAAATATATCATTGACAGCAATTCGTTTGAATGGCTGGCAGAGAAAAAAGGATATACCCAAACCGTGAAAGCCGGACGCTACCTGCTTCGCAACGGTATGACGAACAATGCCCTCATTAACCTGCTGCGTTCCGGGAAACAGGAACCGATTAAACTTACATTCAATAACGTCAGAACGAAAGACCAGTTTATTGCAAAGCTGAACACCCAACTTGAGGCTGATCCCGAAGGGGTTCGGAAATTATTGAATGATGCCGATTTTCTGAAAAAATACGGGCTGGACACGGAAAATGTGATGTGCATCTTTTTACCCAATACGTATGAGTTTTACTGGAATACAACTGATACGGCATTTTTCAGCCGGATGTACCGTGAATATTCTAAATTCTGGAATAAATCGCGTGTTGAAAAAGCTGCAGCCGACGGGCTTACAAAGGAACAGGCCGTAATTTTAGCATCCATCGTTTATTCGGAGACCAAGAAAAAAGACGAAATGTCGCGGGTGGCGGGTGTTTACATGAACCGCATCGAGCGAGGCATTCCGCTGCAGGCCGATCCTACCGTTATTTTTGCCATAGGTGATTTTACGATAAAGCGCGTACTTACTGCTCAAACCAAGTTTGAATCGCCTTATAATACTTACCTTCATACCGGTTTGCCTCCGGGCCCAATCTGCCTGCCTGAGCCTTATGTGATTGATAAAGTTCTGGATTTTGAAAAGCACGATTATATCTTTTTTTGCGCGAAAGAAGATTTTTCGGGATATCATAATTTTGCGAAAACATCGGCTCAGCATGAGCAAAATGCCCGCAAATACAGGGACGCACTCGACCGGGCGAAAATAAAACGATAAGGGCAAAGAAAGTTTTTCCAATTTTATTTATTTTAGCGCCTTCATTTAGAAAACATTGAACATATGAGAAAGACCGTTGTTTTTGTTTGCATGCTGTTAGTTTCAGTTATTGCCTTTGCGCTGAATCCGTCGCGCAAATATGCCGCCAAACCCGGTGATTATGGTTTGACGTACGAAGAAGTTTCCATCGACACTCAGGATGGACTTACACTGAAAGGCTGGTTATACAGCGCGCCAACGGCATCAAACAAGATGATGATTATCAGCGGGAACGGCGATGGCAATATGGCCGATATGATTGAGATTGCTTCGAATTTTGTTTCGCTCGGTTTTAATGTGCTCACCTATGATTACCGTGGATACGGCGAAAGCAGTGATTTTACCATCAACAATAACTTTTATATCTACGCTCAGTTTGAAAAAGATTTGAATGGCGCCATTGATTTTGTGCGTAAGTATCATTCAAAAATGAAAACAGTTGACCTTTACGGATGCGGCATTGGCGGTGCCCTGAGCATTTCGGTGGGCGCAAATCATGATGGAATATTTCAGGTAGTTGCCGATTCGCCTTACGGTAAACTGGAAGATATCAAGAAGAAAATAAAAGAAAAAAGGAACATCGATGTGCTCTTGCCTCTTGGCTACAACAAATATATGCTGGAGCCTTATTATGCTCTGGAATCAAAGGGTACAAGCCTCTATGGTGTGCTGTTTATTGCCGGCGATATGGATGATGTTTATACACCTGATGATATTAAAGCCTTAAGTAAGGTTCAGAAAAACCGTTCGGAAGTATTTATTGTGAAAGGGGCAAATGCCGGCGAGACCTTCACAAAAGACAAGAATAAATATTTTGAAGCGATAAAAAGTTTTATAAAATTTGCTAATTAAACTAGAGTTAAAACTAAACAACACTGGAACATGGGTGCTTTCAAAGCGTATGACATTCGTGGTATTTACAATACCGATTTCAATAAAGAGGACGTTTATCGTATTGGCTTTTTTCTGCCTGATCTTTTAAAAACGAATAAAATTTTAGTGGGCCGTGATGTGCGTGTTTCATCACCGGAGGTATATGAAAGTCTCGCCCGTGGCATCAACGATGGCGGTGCCGATGTTTATTACATCGGGCTGTCAACTACTCCGTTTGTGTATTGGGCAACGGCAAAATTTAACTTCGACGCATCGGTTATGATTACCGCGTCCCACAATTCTAAAGAGTACAACGGTCTGAAAATTTCAAGAACCAATGCGCTTCCGGTGGGCTATGACTCAGGCCTCGATAAACTCGAAAAACTCATCAAAGAGCATCCTGTTGTTCCTAAAAGCGTAAAAGGAAAGATTATCGATTTCGATAAACGAAACGAATATCTTGATTTTCTGAAAGCTTATGTTCCCGATATCTCCGGTTTAAAATTAAGCATCGATTGCTCAAACGGAATGGCATCCTTATTTATTAAGGACCTTATCGGCGAAAGCCCGTCGTATCTGTTTTTTGACCTGGATGGCACTTTCCCGAATCATGAAGCAAACCCATTGGTTCCAGAAAATGTGGCTGATCTGAAAAAGCATGTTCTGGAGAACAAAAGCGACCTCGGAATTGTTTTCGACGGTGATGCCGACCGTGTGATGTTTATTGATGAAAAAGGTGTGTTTATCAGTCCTGACCTGATTATCGGCGTTCTGGCACATTATTATCTGGAGAAGGAAAAAGGAAATGTGTTGCAGGATATCCGTACTTCGAAAGCGGTAGGCGAATACATTGAGAAATTCGGTTCAACGATGCATATGTGGCGTGTTGGCAGAGCGTATGCTTCACCAAAACTTCGGGAGATTAACGGAATTTTTGGTGGTGAATTTGCGGGCCATTATTACTTCCGTGATTTTTATTATTCCGATTCCGGCCTGCTGGCTTGTCTGCTGGTTTTGGATGTTGTAGCTAAAATGAAAAAGGATGGTGTAACCGTTTCCGAACTTATAAATCGCATTTCATCGTATTCAAATTCGGGTGAAATTAATTTCCGCCTTGAGCGTAAACGCGAAGCCATGGAAGCCATGCGTGAGTTTTTCAGCGCAGAAGAAACACCTGAAGCCTTCTATGATTTCGACGGGTACCGTATTGATTTCAAAGACTGGTGGTTCAATATCCGTATGTCGAACACAGAGCCTTTCCTGCGTTTTCTAGCTGAAGCCACTTCACAGGAATTGCTTGAAGAAAAGATTGCCGCGGCACGAAAAATTATAAGCCGTTTTGAATAAAAACGGTCCGGCACTGGCAAACGAGCATTATTTCCGGCTGTATGAAACAGTAAAGGTGACAGGCAGGTACTGCCATCACCTTTTTTTATTCCTGCTGCTGCTTATTTCAAGCCATATGAATGCACAGGACAGTGTGCGTTTACCGCTGAATAAAAATCGCCTTGCGCTTGTTGCCGCCTCGGAAGGTGCACTTTATGCGGGTTCGGTTGTCGGAGAATATCAGTTCTGGTATAAAGGGTTTGCACGCAGTAACTTTCATTTTTTTAATGATAATAATGAATGGATGCAGATGGATAAATCCGGCCATATTTTCGTTGCCTATTACGGCGGCAAAGTGGGTTATGAACTGCTTAAATGGACCGGTCTTAAAGAGAATAAATGCGTATGGTACGGTGGGCTGCTTGGTTTCGCATTTCTGGCAAATGTGGAGATTTTGGACGGGCATTCGGCAGAATGGGGATTTTCCTGGGGCGATTTCGCTGCGAATGCTTTTGGTTCAGCAGCATTTATTAGTCAGCAACTTGCCTGGAAGGAACAGCGTTTTTTGATTAAATATTCTTATCACAACACAGCGTATGCAGCTTATCGTCCGCAACTACTGGGAGCAACGAGCGCCGAACGCCTGATGAAGGATTATAACGGCCACAGCATTTGGATATCGGCCTCGCCCGGCACTTTCATGGGTGCGAAATCTAAATTCCCGAAATGGCTTTGTTTTTCTGTTGGTTATGGTGCT
Protein-coding regions in this window:
- a CDS encoding phosphomannomutase/phosphoglucomutase, with amino-acid sequence MGAFKAYDIRGIYNTDFNKEDVYRIGFFLPDLLKTNKILVGRDVRVSSPEVYESLARGINDGGADVYYIGLSTTPFVYWATAKFNFDASVMITASHNSKEYNGLKISRTNALPVGYDSGLDKLEKLIKEHPVVPKSVKGKIIDFDKRNEYLDFLKAYVPDISGLKLSIDCSNGMASLFIKDLIGESPSYLFFDLDGTFPNHEANPLVPENVADLKKHVLENKSDLGIVFDGDADRVMFIDEKGVFISPDLIIGVLAHYYLEKEKGNVLQDIRTSKAVGEYIEKFGSTMHMWRVGRAYASPKLREINGIFGGEFAGHYYFRDFYYSDSGLLACLLVLDVVAKMKKDGVTVSELINRISSYSNSGEINFRLERKREAMEAMREFFSAEETPEAFYDFDGYRIDFKDWWFNIRMSNTEPFLRFLAEATSQELLEEKIAAARKIISRFE
- the dapF gene encoding diaminopimelate epimerase; amino-acid sequence: MTYTFYKYHGTGNDFVVFDNRLRTFVPDSKTIARLCSRQFGIGADGVILLNKESGYDFRMVLYNADGFEGSMCGNGGRCAAAMAHMLGFAEKKMRFIAYDGAHDAEILSYSSHGADVMLGMRDVKEYHRRKGYVLMDTGSPHYVKFVEDVNAVDAEKEGRKIRYSKRFEKSGVNVNFAANMGNELIVRTYERGVEAETMSCGTGVTASALSFALLLGLEQGPVDIKTRGGNLRIHFKKNESAFTDIFLEGPAALSFTGSISI
- the mltG gene encoding endolytic transglycosylase MltG, coding for MGGEKKKKKSGSGNWKRNKKAILTGALALFVVLLAGAGIIGYRYYRLVYNVNVDLHGSVTKYLYIPSNADFTKVKTILYKEKYIIDSNSFEWLAEKKGYTQTVKAGRYLLRNGMTNNALINLLRSGKQEPIKLTFNNVRTKDQFIAKLNTQLEADPEGVRKLLNDADFLKKYGLDTENVMCIFLPNTYEFYWNTTDTAFFSRMYREYSKFWNKSRVEKAAADGLTKEQAVILASIVYSETKKKDEMSRVAGVYMNRIERGIPLQADPTVIFAIGDFTIKRVLTAQTKFESPYNTYLHTGLPPGPICLPEPYVIDKVLDFEKHDYIFFCAKEDFSGYHNFAKTSAQHEQNARKYRDALDRAKIKR
- a CDS encoding GNAT family N-acetyltransferase gives rise to the protein MIRGEHIILRTATAEDTAFILEVENTPEAGKDGDNDVPYTREAIEEFVLKSYHDIYTEKQIRLIIELTSGKPGERTGIIDLFDFSARNRRAAIGIWIMESQRKQGYATEAITLLLDYCFEVLGLHQVYCTIDEDNDVSLQLFKKCGFVITGTRQSWIARGELWKNELTLQLIKD
- a CDS encoding DUF2279 domain-containing protein, giving the protein MNKNGPALANEHYFRLYETVKVTGRYCHHLFLFLLLLISSHMNAQDSVRLPLNKNRLALVAASEGALYAGSVVGEYQFWYKGFARSNFHFFNDNNEWMQMDKSGHIFVAYYGGKVGYELLKWTGLKENKCVWYGGLLGFAFLANVEILDGHSAEWGFSWGDFAANAFGSAAFISQQLAWKEQRFLIKYSYHNTAYAAYRPQLLGATSAERLMKDYNGHSIWISASPGTFMGAKSKFPKWLCFSVGYGAEGMTGGYSNPLFAEDGKAIPHFDRYRQFYFSMDVDLSKIPVKCVFLKKVLNTVNFIKVPFPALEYNCRSGFKGHWLYY
- a CDS encoding alpha/beta hydrolase; amino-acid sequence: MRKTVVFVCMLLVSVIAFALNPSRKYAAKPGDYGLTYEEVSIDTQDGLTLKGWLYSAPTASNKMMIISGNGDGNMADMIEIASNFVSLGFNVLTYDYRGYGESSDFTINNNFYIYAQFEKDLNGAIDFVRKYHSKMKTVDLYGCGIGGALSISVGANHDGIFQVVADSPYGKLEDIKKKIKEKRNIDVLLPLGYNKYMLEPYYALESKGTSLYGVLFIAGDMDDVYTPDDIKALSKVQKNRSEVFIVKGANAGETFTKDKNKYFEAIKSFIKFAN